The Pararge aegeria chromosome 8, ilParAegt1.1, whole genome shotgun sequence genome window below encodes:
- the LOC120626046 gene encoding uncharacterized protein LOC120626046, protein MPPKVDSKTSESDKEIQDTKLSILIAKREAIFGIMQNVFDLSREPDVHTNVEKREHFLDESSQIDSLRLKYESIVDDYNTRLLNLNSDAKPDYKSLYAFETLYNRVKRTHTKCSTLNTTPEIHNATSALLKAKPKLAPISILEFDGDIKSFQMFYTTFKSVVDNNPSLTDAEKLFYLLPKLTGKAKSAIAGISPCAENYQLILQTLVNRFDDKQRFKCVKEKNACVNCLSIKHKVGQCEVSPHCSCGQKHNKRLHFDQREEHSRAPQLNTVMPPPNAPTVTASSPVADDRADVALCATRVSPSTSATQVYNSNLMNRVEDKRTTVLLATAQVAVYDCNGERQVIRIPLADASYGVPDKIDALIGASLFPHLLLPDDVHTSRRDPSVPVALRTVLGLVFMGNAPTIPTINTHTALTCCFVQEPPAIDSLVKRFWELEELPSASIQNPDDNECEDFYTSTTVRDPDTGRYVVGLPFKEDLYSLGNSLDIAKKRFICLERKLEASNKLRSAYDDVIKGYLAKDYISPAPSYDSKDPVPIYVMPHTGILREDKLSTRLRLVVDASCRSSSGKALNHLLHSGQNLQGDLFKIILNFRLHAVAMTADCREQFLQIVMREADRRYQCFLYRFNPQDPLVLYQFNRVCFGLTSSPFHALRTVRQLVNDDGAKYPRANSIVLPALYMDDVAFSLPSELEAVTVSLQMIDLFKGAQWELVKWNSNSREVLDNLPASHKLPTEVEFDKTMHHKILGLHWYTGNDAFYFKIFVPDDVTCTKRSILSTVARLWDIMGFVAPTVVYAKILIKMLWQLNLDWDTVAPPHIIKMWRQFCDELPALNKLHIPRHVGVTTDCEVTLLGLSDASLAAYGAVVYLHVSSPTGNTVRLACAKSKVSPTKPHSIARLELLGGVLLSKLLRTVHDTYSERIPIKATYAFLDSKVALYWIKSSPHRWQTFVANRVVQITENISPDNFYHCPGTENSADILSRGVTPEKLLSHPLWLHGPPWASMHPSQWPLKTLEGESIEDVPEKKVLIHTVCKPILPNDLHELALRFSSWSKLLRIIVYICRFAKLLPRRGTSAVTADDLNFAENRMLRALQNQHFAEEYSLIKNNKTCSPAFNRLRPFIDDGLIRVGGRLANSGLSFEKIHPVILPRNGHVVNIIIDYYHIKHLHAGPELLMALLRQRYWILSARRIVRQRVHMCNTCFRFKPRPTIPLMADLPDIRTRPALKAFSFTGCDYAGPIPYIPVRRRGVHSEKAYIVLFTCLTTRSTHIEVATSLSTPSFLAGFKRFLSRRGPVQVLHSDNAKNFQGAASYLRDLYKFLREEYYPKLEQECAENSITWKFICPNSPHFGGSWESMIKVTKTILFKVIGQQLLSYEELCTVLIQVECLLNSRPLTILSSDPAEPSALTPSHFLHTAPLFSLPAPDVNPDKINLVDRYSLIDKMVQSFWNRWRMEYLHGLQVRLKWNTPSVPITPGTVVVVINDNVPPLAWPLAVVEKVHPSKDGVIRVATVKISGRTYVRPVVRLCPLPTQ, encoded by the exons ATGCCTCCTAAAGTAGATTCTAAAACTAGCGAAAGTGATAAGGAGATTCAGGATACTAAACTGTCTATCTTAATTGCTAAACGTGAAGCTATATTCGGTATCATGCaaaatgtctttgacttatctcGTGAACCCGATGTTCATACGAACGTTGAAAAAAGAGAACATTTTCTAGACGAATCTTCACAAATTGATTCATTGCGTTTAAAGTACGAGTCTATTGTAGACGATTATAATAcacgtttattaaacttaaattcagaTGCAAAACCTGATTACAAAAGTCTGTATGCTTTTGAGACTTTGTATAATAGGGTCAAACGAACTCATACAAAATGCTCAACTTTAAATACGACACCAGAAATACATAATGCGACCTCCGCGCTGCTAAAAGCCAAGCCGAAGCTAGCTCCCATATCGATATTAGAATTCGATGGTGACATTAAATCTTTTCAGATGTTTTATACGACCTTTAAGTCAGTAGTAGATAATAATCCATCACTCACAGATGcagaaaagctattttatctgttaccgAAGCTGACAGGGAAGGCAAAAAGCGCAATCGCTGGAATTTCTCCGTGTGCTGAGAATTATCAGCTCATTTTACAAACACTCGTCAATAGGTTCGATGATAAAC aaCGTTTTAAGTGCGTCAAGGAGAAGAATGCCTGTGTGAACTGCCTGTCTATAAAACATAAAGTCGGGCAATGTGAAGTCTCCCCGCACTGTTCGTGTGGTCAGAAACATAACAAAAGGCTGCACTTTGACCAACGCGAGGAACATTCCCGCGCGCCTCAGTTGAATACCGTCATGCCGCCACCGAACGCACCTACCGTTACCGCGTCATCGCCCGTAGCGGATGATCGCGCCGACGTAGCACTGTGCGCTACGCGCGTAAGCCCGTCTACAAGCGCTACGCAGGTGTATAATAGCAATTTGATGAATCGTGTGGAAGACAAGCGAACTACTGTCTTATTGGCTACCGCACAAGTTGCTGTTTACGACTGTAATGGTGAACGGCAAGTTATAC GTATTCCGCTTGCCGATGCGAGTTACGGCGTACCTGATaaaattgatgctttaatagGAGCTTCCCTATTTCCACATTTGCTTCTCCCCGACGACGTCCATACGTCACGTCGCGACCCGTCGGTGCCCGTTGCATTGCGCACGGTGTTAGGTCTGGTGTTCATGGGCAATGCGCCTacgatacctactataaatactcataCGGCCTTGACATGTTGTTTCGTTCAAGAGCCTCCTGCTATTGACTCTTTAGTCAAGCGTTTCTGGGAACTTGAAGAACTTCCTTCCGCTTCCATTCAGAAtcctgatgataatgaatgcgaAGACTTCTACACTTCGACTACTGTCCGAGATCCCGATACGGGCAGATACGTTGTCGGGCTGCCATTTAAAGAGGATCTATATTCCCTAGGGAATTCTTTGGACATAGCTAAGAAACGTTTCATCTGCCTCGAAAGAAAGCTTGAAGCTTCGAATAAATTGAGGTCGGCATATGATGACGTCATAAAAGGTTATCTCGCGAAAGATTATATTTCTCCCGCGCCTTCATATGATTCTAAAGATCCTGTTCCGATTTACGTGATGCCACACACGGGGATTTTACGTGAAGACAAACTCTCGACGAGACTGAGATTAGTCGTCGATGCTTCTTGTCGTTCTAGTTCTGGAAAGGCACTGAACCATCTGCTACATTCCGGTCAAAATTTACAGggagatctttttaaaataattttgaattttcgtctGCATGCAGTGGCAATGACAGCCGACTGCCGAGAACAGTTTCTACAAATCGTTATGCGCGAAGCTGATCGTCGCTATCAATGCTTCTTATACCGCTTTAATCCACAAGACCCTCTTGTGCTATACCAGTTCAATCGAGTCTGTTTCGGTCTCACTTCCAGTCCCTTCCATGCACTGCGCACGGTAAGACAGCTGGTGAATGACGACGGCGCAAAATATCCACGAGCGAATAGCATTGTGCTACCCGCGCTTTATATGGATGACGTAGCTTTCTCGCTTCCAAGCGAACTAGAGGCAGTCACTGTGTCGCTGCAGATGATCGATCTTTTTAAGGGTGCACAGTGGGAATTAGTTAAGTGGAACAGCAATTCTCGCGAGGTCTTAGATAACCTTCCTGCGTCCCACAAACTTCCGACTGAAGTGGAGTTTGACAAAACCATGCACCATAAAATACTTGGTCTGCATTGGTATACTGGAAATGAcgctttctattttaaaatttttgtgccCGACGATGTGACATGCACTAAGCGCTCCATCTTGTCGACTGTTGCCCGTCTGTGGGACATAATGGGCTTCGTTGCTCCCACAGTCGTGTatgccaaaatattaattaaaatgctttggCAATTAAATCTTGATTGGGACACTGTAGCTCCACCACACATCATTAAGATGTGGAGACAGTTTTGCGATGAGTTGCCAGCTCTAAATAAGCTACACATACCGCGTCATGTGGGCGTGACAACAGACTGTGAGGTCACTCTCCTGGGACTATCAGATGCTAGTCTCGCAGCCTATGGTGCTGTCGTTTATTTACACGTTAGCTCCCCTACTGGTAACACTGTGCGTCTTGCTTGTGCGAAAAGTAAAGTTTCGCCGACGAAACCTCATTCAATTGCTCGTCTCGAACTATTAGGTGGCGTCCTACTGTCGAAATTGCTTCGTACAGTACATGACACTTACTCTGAGCGTATCCCAATCAAGGCTACATATGCATTTCTCGATTCCAAAGTCGCCCTATATTGGATAAAAAGTTCACCGCATAGATGGCAGACTTTTGTCGCGAATCGCGTTGTACAGATAACTGAGAATATCTCACCAGACAACTTTTATCATTGCCCTGGCACTGAGAACTCTGCTGATATTCTATCGAGAGGTGTAACTCCTGAGAAGCTTCTCTCACACCCTCTGTGGCTGCATGGTCCACCATGGGCATCAATGCATCCGTCTCAGTGGCCACTCAAAACTCTAGAGGGAGAGTCTATTGAAGACGTACCCGAGAAGAAGGTTCTTATACACACTGTGTGTAAACCTATACTCCCGAACGACTTACACGAGCTTGCTCTCCGTTTTTCTTCGTGGAGCAAACTTCTAcgtataattgtatacatttgtagATTTGCTAAATTACTGCCTCGTCGCGGCACTAGTGCAGTTACCGCTGACGACTTAAATTTCGCAGAGAATAGAATGCTTCGCGCTCTGCAAAATCAGCATTTTGCTGAAGAATattctcttattaaaaataataaaacatgttcacCGGCATTTAATCGCCTAAGACCATTTATTGATGATGGACTTATCCGCGTTGGCGGTCGTCTCGCCAACTCTGGACTTagctttgaaaaaatacatCCGGTTATATTGCCTCGCAATGGCCACGTGGTAAATATAATCATTGATTATTACCacattaaacatttacatgCTGGACCCGAACTCCTAATGGCCCTGCTTCGTCAGAGGTACTGGATTCTGTCGGCACGCCGTATTGTCAGGCAAAGAGTACATATGTGCAATACTTGCTTTAGATTTAAACCGCGTCCAACCATTCCGCTGATGGCGGATCTTCCTGATATACGTACACGTCCAGCGTTGAAAGCCTTTAGTTTCACCGGCTGCGATTATGCAGGTCCTATACCATACATTCCTGTACGCCGCCGTGGCGTACACAGCGAGAAAGCTTATATTGTGCTGTTCACGTGTCTCACTACGAGATCTACGCACATTGAGGTTGCTACCTCACTCAGCACCCCCAGTTTCCTCGCCGGGTTTAAAAGATTCCTATCACGTCGTGGTCCTGTTCAGGTGCTGCATAGCGACAATGCTAAAAACTTCCAGGGTGCTGCTTCTTACCTTCGGGACCTCTATAAATTTCTAAGAGAAGAATATTACCCGAAGCTAGAGCAGGAATGCGCTGAAAATAGCATAACTTGGAAATTCATCTGTCCCAATTCCCCACACTTTGGAGGTTCATGGGAAAGTATGATCAAGGTGACTAAGACGATCCTGTTCAAGGTCATAGGGCAACAGCTCCTTTCTTATGAGGAACTTTGCACTGTGCTCATTCAGGTCGAATGTCTTCTCAATTCGCGTCCGCTAACAATACTAAGCTCTGACCCTGCCGAACCTTCGGCTCTTACTCCAAGTCACTTCCTACATACTGCGCCTCTATTCTCCTTGCCTGCGCCTGATGTCAATCCAGACAAAATTAACTTGGTTGACAGGTACTCGTTAATAGATAAAATGGTCCAATCGTTTTGGAATCGTTGGAGGATGGAATATTTGCACGGATTGCAAGTTCGTTTGAAATGGAATACGCCTTCCGTACCTATTACGCCGGGAACTGTCGTCGTAGTTATAAATGACAACGTACCGCCTCTGGCTTGGCCTCTAGCAGTAGTAGAGAAAGTGCATCCCTCGAAAGACGGCGTCATACGCGTAGCGACCGTTAAAATTTCCGGGAGAACTTACGTCCGTCCGGTCGTTCGCTTATGCCCTCTTCCGACGCAATAA
- the LOC120625687 gene encoding uncharacterized protein LOC120625687, which yields MSKNCVQCGRFVAPTSDVVAKCTKCSSLFHRECAKLSPSGPIPRKWICCPCIKGKGKVATSRIPDTPNHQLPCSPNPSQAAAAVAQAVGNPSMHDDVASSIVAELRLLRSEISCFRGEMAQLNASIIEFNCRVEKMEARLSQLEAQSTSRELGDQDNVQSVISHLQEQLNERDQDLLSNNVEISGLQEIAGENLINLISLVGKKLGVDVDDRDVVSAERVGPRRVSVGSGVGDADGQLRQRPRPVVVRLARRAVRDNLLHAARVRRGADTSGIISDSAPRRFYVNEHLSRMNRQLFYKAREEARKNNWKYVWTKGGRIYIRHTSSAPVHRVRTEADIERFFGSVSI from the coding sequence ATGAGCAAGAACTGTGTCCAGTGCGGGCGTTTTGTAGCCCCAACGTCAGATGTCGTAGCAAAATGTACGAAGTGTTCTTCTTTGTTCCATCGGGAATGCGCAAAATTAAGCCCTAGCGGCCCCATTCCCAGGAAATGGATTTGTTGTCCCTGTATTAAAGGCAAGGGAAAAGTGGCGACCTCAAGAATTCCAGACACTCCGAACCATCAATTGCCATGCTCCCCTAATCCATCGCAGGCTGCGGCTGCCGTAGCCCAGGCCGTTGGGAACCCTAGTATGCACGATGATGTTGCAAGTAGCATAGTGGCCGAGCTCAGACTTTTGCGAAGTGAAATCTCCTGCTTCAGAGGGGAGATGGCACAACTGAATGCTAGTATAATCGAGTTTAACTGTCGGGTGGAGAAAATGGAGGCTAGGCTCTCACAATTGGAGGCGCAATCTACGTCGCGTGAATTAGGTGACCAGGATAATGTGCAATCTGTTATTTCACATCTTCAAGAACAACTAAATGAAAGGGATCAAGACTTACTATCAAATAATGTGGAAATATCGGGTTTGCAAGAAATTGCCGGTGAGAACCTTATAAACCTAATTAGCCTGGTAGGAAAAAAATTAGGAGTCGACGTGGATGATCGTGATGTGGTCTCTGCGGAGCGCGTGGGCCCGCGGCGCGTCTCAGTAGGCTCCGGCGTCGGCGATGCGGACGGGCAGTTGCGCCAGCGGCCGCGGCCCGTAGTCGTGCGTCTCGCTCGGCGCGCGGTGCGAGACAACTTGTTGCACGCGGCCCGCGTGCGCAGAGGGGCTGATACCTCGGGCATTATATCTGACTCCGCTCCACGACGTTTTTATGTTAATGAGCATCTTAGCCGAATGAACAGGCAACTATTTTATAAAGCACGCGAGGAAGCCCGCAAAAATAACTGGAAATATGTGTGGACCAAGGGGGGACGTATATATATTCGGC